TCGGGCCGTCGAGCAGGCCGGGCAGCGGCAGCGCGCTGTAGGGGACGACCGCGAGGACGACCAGCCCGAGGGCAGGCCACCAGCGGCGCAGGACGTTGACGAGCGGGTTCACGCGAGCCTCCCGGTCAGGCCGCTGGGCCGCACCAGCAGCAGCGCGGCGAGCATGGCGACCACGGCCAGGTCGCCCAGGCCGGAGGTCGTGTAGTAGTTGGCGAACTGCTGGACCAGCCCGACCACGACGCAGGCGAGCGCCGCGCCGCCGACCGAGCCGAGGCCGCCCATCACCACGACGACGAAGCCGAAGATCAGCAGGGAGCTGCCCTGGGTCGGGTCGACGGAACCGAAGTAGAGCCCGGCCAGCGCCCCGGCGAGGGAGGCGGCCGCGCCGCCGATGGCGAAGACCAGGGTGAAGGCCTTGCGCACGTCGATGCCGAGCGCGGTCACCATGGCCCGGTCCTCGACGCCGGCCCGGACCACGAGCCCGTGCCGGGTGCGGCCGAGGAACAGCTTGAGGGCGAGCAGCACCAGCAGCGCGGCGCCGACGAGCACCAGCCGGTTGACCGGAACGGCCGCGCCGAGCACGGTGAAGGTGCCCGCGAGCGCGCCCGGCACCGGGAAGGTGCGGGCGTCGGCGCCCCAGATCGCGGAGAGCAGCGCGGGGACCGCGAGCCCGACCCCGACCGTGGCCAGCACCTGCTCGCGCGGACGCTGGTAGAGCGGGCGGATCAGGCCGAGTTCGAGCGCGACGGAGGCGAGGGTGCCGACGCCGGTGCCGAAGAGCAGCGCAAGCGGGTAGCCGAAACCGTTGCTCGCACC
This genomic interval from Streptacidiphilus rugosus AM-16 contains the following:
- a CDS encoding branched-chain amino acid ABC transporter permease — protein: MATVVLLTMTGLGLGALYFLVASGLSLIFGLMDVLNFAHGALLSIGAYAAWWGASNGFGYPLALLFGTGVGTLASVALELGLIRPLYQRPREQVLATVGVGLAVPALLSAIWGADARTFPVPGALAGTFTVLGAAVPVNRLVLVGAALLVLLALKLFLGRTRHGLVVRAGVEDRAMVTALGIDVRKAFTLVFAIGGAAASLAGALAGLYFGSVDPTQGSSLLIFGFVVVVMGGLGSVGGAALACVVVGLVQQFANYYTTSGLGDLAVVAMLAALLLVRPSGLTGRLA